The Micromonospora sp. M71_S20 genome window below encodes:
- a CDS encoding ABC transporter permease — MSDFETVAASENQAARRGPSGEPGAPNQVGVPQKPRSLAGDAWRDLRRKPIFWVSLALVVLVAAMAAVPGLFTANDPRDCVLARQHAGPSGGAIFGYDFQGCDTYARAVYGARASLLVGALSALLTGLIALAVGMLAGYFGRWVDAVLSRVIDIVLGIPLLLAAIVLLKRVNSDSSAVRIGAVIFVLAILGWTTAARVVRSSVITAKEQDYVAAARMLGAGDGRIMLRHILPNALAPAIVVLTIALGSFIAAEATLSFLGIGLKAPTISWGIDIDAGRVHMRESATPLLVPSVFLALTVLAFIMLGDAIRDAFDPKLR, encoded by the coding sequence ATGAGTGACTTCGAGACCGTCGCCGCGAGCGAGAACCAGGCCGCGCGGCGGGGGCCGTCGGGTGAGCCCGGTGCCCCGAACCAGGTCGGCGTACCGCAGAAGCCCCGCAGCCTGGCCGGCGACGCCTGGCGCGACCTGCGCCGCAAGCCGATCTTCTGGGTCAGCCTCGCCCTGGTGGTGCTGGTCGCCGCCATGGCCGCCGTGCCCGGGCTGTTCACCGCGAACGACCCGCGCGACTGCGTGCTGGCCCGCCAGCACGCCGGCCCGTCCGGCGGGGCGATCTTCGGGTACGACTTCCAGGGCTGCGACACGTACGCCCGGGCGGTGTACGGAGCCCGCGCGTCGCTGCTGGTCGGCGCGCTCTCCGCGCTGCTCACCGGCCTGATCGCGCTCGCCGTGGGGATGCTGGCCGGCTACTTCGGCCGCTGGGTCGACGCGGTGCTCTCCCGGGTGATCGACATCGTCCTCGGCATCCCGCTCCTGCTCGCCGCGATCGTGCTGCTCAAGCGGGTCAACAGCGACAGCTCGGCGGTCCGGATCGGCGCGGTCATCTTCGTGCTGGCGATCCTCGGCTGGACCACCGCCGCCCGCGTCGTCCGCTCCTCGGTGATCACCGCCAAGGAGCAGGACTACGTCGCGGCGGCCCGGATGCTGGGCGCGGGCGACGGCCGGATCATGCTGCGGCACATCCTGCCCAACGCGCTCGCCCCGGCGATCGTGGTGCTGACCATCGCCCTCGGCTCGTTCATCGCCGCCGAGGCGACGCTGAGCTTCCTCGGCATCGGGCTCAAGGCGCCGACCATCTCCTGGGGCATCGACATCGACGCCGGCCGGGTGCACATGCGGGAGTCGGCAACCCCCCTGCTGGTCCCCTCGGTCTTCCTCGCGCTGACCGTGCTGGCGTTCATCATGCTCGGCGACGCGATCCGCGACGCCTTCGATCCGAAGCTGCGCTGA
- a CDS encoding DUF6350 family protein, with product MSSVTPDQPSRPGADVGPGARPAAPVGRSRRVPAPRAGEPRRSRAPLVVAAGVAAGWAALTSWLPVVVVLWLFQLSEGAASVPGALRAGLAGWLLGHGVPLDTAVGPLGLAPLALTALVVWRLTRAGVHASRAIGARGGRSPRQALLAAGAVGVAYALLGVLGAVLVGASPVRAGLTLVVLGTLAALVGSVRTTRVAALLAARSPESLRDGIRTGLVAGLLLFGAGAGAAGLAVATGGGDAADLIGAYRTGVAGQAGITLVSLAYAPNATIWSVSYLLGPGFAVGTDTAVRTSEVSVGALPAVPLLAGLPRGPVDGLGAGLLAVPVLAGMAAGWLLARRLLRLAADDRAPLRWGPLLGAAALAGPVAGLLLGAAAAASAGSLGGGRLAQVGPVAWQVAAVATAVVTVGALIGAAATRVLSRTPR from the coding sequence ATGTCCTCCGTCACCCCTGATCAGCCCAGCCGTCCCGGCGCCGACGTCGGCCCCGGCGCCCGGCCGGCCGCGCCCGTCGGGCGGAGCCGGCGGGTGCCCGCGCCGCGCGCCGGCGAGCCGCGCCGCAGCCGCGCCCCGCTCGTCGTCGCCGCCGGGGTCGCCGCCGGGTGGGCGGCGCTCACCTCCTGGCTGCCGGTCGTGGTCGTGCTCTGGCTGTTCCAGCTCAGCGAGGGTGCCGCCTCCGTGCCGGGCGCGCTGCGCGCCGGGCTGGCCGGCTGGCTGCTCGGGCACGGCGTGCCGCTGGACACCGCCGTTGGCCCGCTCGGGCTGGCCCCGCTGGCGCTGACCGCGCTGGTGGTCTGGCGGCTGACCCGGGCGGGCGTGCACGCCAGCCGGGCCATCGGCGCGCGGGGCGGCCGCTCACCCCGGCAGGCACTCCTCGCCGCCGGCGCGGTCGGCGTCGCGTACGCGCTGCTCGGGGTGCTCGGCGCGGTGCTGGTCGGCGCGTCACCGGTCCGCGCCGGCCTCACCCTCGTGGTGCTCGGCACGCTCGCGGCCCTGGTGGGCTCGGTCCGGACCACGCGCGTGGCCGCGCTGCTCGCCGCGCGGTCCCCGGAGTCGCTGCGCGACGGAATCCGCACCGGGCTCGTCGCCGGGCTGCTGCTGTTCGGCGCGGGGGCCGGTGCGGCGGGGCTCGCCGTGGCCACCGGGGGCGGGGACGCCGCCGACCTGATCGGGGCCTACCGCACCGGGGTCGCCGGCCAGGCCGGGATCACGCTGGTCAGTCTCGCCTACGCGCCCAACGCCACGATCTGGTCGGTCAGCTACCTGCTCGGCCCGGGTTTCGCCGTCGGCACCGACACGGCGGTACGCACCAGCGAGGTCTCCGTGGGGGCGCTGCCGGCCGTACCGCTGCTGGCCGGGCTGCCGCGCGGGCCGGTCGACGGGCTCGGCGCCGGGCTGCTCGCGGTGCCGGTCCTCGCCGGGATGGCCGCGGGTTGGCTGCTGGCCCGCCGGCTGCTCCGGCTCGCCGCCGACGACCGGGCGCCGCTGCGCTGGGGGCCGCTGCTCGGGGCGGCGGCGCTCGCCGGTCCGGTGGCCGGTCTGCTGCTGGGCGCCGCCGCGGCCGCCTCCGCGGGATCGCTGGGCGGCGGCCGGCTGGCCCAGGTGGGGCCCGTCGCCTGGCAGGTGGCGGCGGTGGCGACCGCGGTCGTCACGGTCGGGGCGCTGATCGGCGCCGCCGCGACCCGGGTGCTGTCCCGCACGCCCCGCTGA
- a CDS encoding CD225/dispanin family protein: MQPGYQPQQPQVNNNMTMSIVAIFLFWPLAIPAIINASKVNPLLQQGDYAGAQAAAAESKKWSKWALIVGISWYVIVLVCCLLGGLAGVMGENASTSSY, encoded by the coding sequence ATGCAGCCCGGATACCAGCCGCAGCAGCCGCAGGTCAACAACAACATGACGATGTCGATCGTCGCCATCTTCCTCTTCTGGCCGCTGGCCATCCCGGCGATCATCAACGCCTCCAAGGTGAACCCGCTGCTCCAGCAGGGTGACTACGCCGGGGCCCAGGCCGCCGCCGCCGAGTCGAAGAAGTGGTCCAAGTGGGCGCTCATCGTCGGCATCAGCTGGTACGTGATCGTGCTGGTGTGCTGCCTGCTCGGTGGGCTCGCCGGCGTGATGGGCGAGAACGCCTCCACCAGCAGCTACTGA
- the sucD gene encoding succinate--CoA ligase subunit alpha, whose translation MAIWLTKDSKVIVQGMTGSEGSKHTRRMLAAGTNVVGGVNPRKAGQTVDFDGTELPVFASVADAMAQTGADVTVIFVPPQFTKGAVVEAIDAGIDLAVVITEGVPVHDTAAFWAYNVAKGERTRIIGPNCPGIASPGASNAGIIPADITGTGRIGLVSKSGTLTYQMMYELRDIGFSTCVGIGGDPIIGTTHIDALAAFEADPDTDAIVMIGEIGGDAEERAAEFIKANVTKPVVGYIAGFTAPPGKTMGHAGAIISGSAGTADAKKNALEAVGVKVGKTPTETAKLMREIMSAG comes from the coding sequence ATGGCTATCTGGCTGACCAAGGACTCGAAGGTCATCGTCCAGGGGATGACCGGTTCCGAGGGTTCCAAGCACACCCGGCGGATGCTCGCCGCGGGCACCAACGTCGTCGGCGGCGTCAACCCGCGCAAGGCGGGCCAGACGGTCGACTTCGACGGCACCGAGCTGCCGGTCTTCGCCAGCGTCGCGGACGCGATGGCGCAGACCGGTGCGGACGTGACCGTGATCTTCGTGCCGCCGCAGTTCACCAAGGGCGCGGTCGTCGAGGCGATCGACGCCGGCATCGACCTGGCCGTGGTGATCACCGAGGGCGTGCCGGTGCACGACACCGCCGCGTTCTGGGCGTACAACGTCGCCAAGGGGGAGCGGACCCGGATCATCGGTCCGAACTGCCCGGGCATCGCCTCGCCGGGCGCCTCCAACGCCGGCATCATCCCGGCCGACATCACCGGCACCGGCCGCATCGGCCTGGTCAGCAAGAGCGGCACGCTGACCTACCAGATGATGTACGAGCTGCGCGACATCGGCTTCTCGACCTGCGTCGGCATCGGCGGTGACCCGATCATCGGCACCACCCACATCGACGCGCTCGCCGCGTTCGAGGCGGACCCGGACACCGACGCGATCGTCATGATCGGTGAGATCGGCGGCGACGCCGAGGAGCGGGCCGCCGAGTTCATCAAGGCGAACGTGACCAAGCCGGTGGTCGGCTACATCGCCGGCTTCACCGCGCCGCCCGGTAAGACCATGGGTCACGCCGGTGCGATCATCTCCGGCTCGGCGGGCACCGCCGACGCCAAGAAGAACGCGCTTGAGGCGGTCGGCGTCAAGGTCGGCAAGACCCCGACCGAGACCGCCAAGCTCATGCGGGAGATCATGTCCGCGGGCTGA
- the purN gene encoding phosphoribosylglycinamide formyltransferase, whose translation MTEPASVARIVVLVSGSGSNLQALLDASADPAYGARVVAVGADRDGIAGLDRAAAAGVPTFVERVADHPTREDWDAALTARVAEHRPDLVVSAGFLKLVGPHFLAAFGDRYLNTHNTLLPAFPGIHGPRDALAYGVKVTGATLFFVDAGMDTGPIVAQVAVPVHDDDDVETLTERIKEAERRQLVEQVGRLVREGWTITGRKVTVP comes from the coding sequence GTGACCGAGCCCGCGTCCGTCGCCCGCATCGTCGTCCTCGTCTCCGGCTCCGGGAGCAACCTCCAGGCACTGCTCGATGCGAGCGCCGATCCGGCGTACGGGGCCCGGGTGGTGGCCGTCGGCGCCGACCGGGACGGCATCGCGGGTCTGGACCGGGCCGCCGCGGCCGGCGTGCCGACCTTCGTCGAGCGGGTCGCCGACCACCCCACCCGCGAGGACTGGGACGCCGCGCTGACCGCCCGCGTCGCCGAGCACCGGCCCGACCTGGTCGTCTCCGCCGGTTTCCTCAAGCTGGTCGGCCCGCACTTCCTGGCCGCCTTCGGCGACCGCTACCTGAACACGCACAACACGCTGCTGCCGGCGTTCCCCGGCATCCACGGCCCGCGCGACGCCCTCGCCTACGGCGTGAAGGTCACCGGGGCCACGCTCTTCTTCGTCGACGCCGGTATGGACACCGGCCCGATCGTCGCGCAGGTCGCCGTGCCGGTGCACGACGACGACGACGTCGAGACGCTCACCGAGCGCATCAAGGAAGCCGAGCGGCGCCAGCTCGTCGAGCAGGTGGGCCGCCTGGTCCGTGAAGGTTGGACGATCACCGGAAGAAAGGTCACGGTCCCGTGA
- a CDS encoding ABC transporter ATP-binding protein, with protein sequence MSQSAVRPTPASPTPEGGHLLDVRDLHVEFRTGEGVARVINGVSYHLDPGETLAVLGESGSGKSVTAQAIMGILDTPPAVIRSGEVRYQGRDLLKLPEEQRRQVRGKEIAMIFQDALSALNPVFPVGWQIGETLRQREGMSKADARARVVELMDLVRIPGAAGRIGDYPHQFSGGMRQRVMIAMALAMNPKVLIADEPTTALDVTVQAQIMDLLADLRRDLDMAMILITHDLGVVADVADRIAVMYAGRIFEHADVRSLYRAPAHPYTKGLLESIPRLDVRGQELSTIKGLPPNLMRIPSGCPFHPRCPYVQQVCVDVVPHDLVLGDGRTSACHFAQEVRDDSAR encoded by the coding sequence GTGAGCCAGTCCGCCGTCCGACCCACGCCGGCCTCCCCGACGCCCGAGGGCGGGCACCTGCTGGACGTACGGGACCTGCACGTCGAGTTCCGCACCGGCGAGGGCGTGGCCAGGGTGATCAACGGGGTCTCGTACCACCTGGATCCCGGCGAGACGCTCGCCGTGCTCGGCGAGTCGGGCTCCGGCAAGTCGGTCACCGCCCAGGCGATCATGGGCATCCTCGACACACCCCCGGCCGTGATCCGCTCCGGCGAGGTCCGCTACCAGGGGCGGGACCTGCTGAAGCTGCCGGAGGAGCAGCGCCGGCAGGTGCGCGGCAAGGAGATCGCGATGATCTTCCAGGACGCCCTCTCCGCGCTGAACCCGGTCTTCCCGGTGGGCTGGCAGATCGGCGAGACGCTGCGCCAGCGCGAGGGCATGTCGAAGGCGGACGCCCGCGCCCGGGTCGTCGAGCTGATGGACCTGGTGCGGATTCCCGGCGCCGCCGGCCGCATCGGCGACTACCCGCACCAGTTCTCCGGCGGCATGCGGCAGCGCGTCATGATCGCGATGGCGCTGGCCATGAACCCGAAGGTGCTGATCGCCGACGAGCCGACCACGGCCCTGGACGTCACCGTGCAGGCCCAGATCATGGACCTGCTGGCCGACCTGCGCCGCGACCTCGACATGGCGATGATCCTGATCACGCACGACCTCGGCGTGGTCGCCGACGTCGCGGACCGGATCGCCGTCATGTACGCCGGCCGGATCTTCGAACACGCCGACGTCCGCTCGCTGTACCGGGCGCCGGCCCACCCGTACACGAAGGGGTTGCTGGAGTCGATCCCGCGGCTGGACGTACGGGGTCAGGAGCTCTCCACGATCAAGGGGCTGCCGCCCAACCTGATGCGGATCCCGTCCGGCTGCCCCTTCCACCCCCGGTGCCCGTACGTGCAGCAGGTCTGCGTCGACGTGGTGCCGCACGACCTGGTCCTGGGCGACGGCCGGACCAGCGCGTGCCACTTCGCCCAGGAGGTCCGTGATGACAGCGCCCGCTAG
- a CDS encoding cobalamin B12-binding domain-containing protein: protein MSSRVRVVVAKPGLDGHDRGAKVVARALRDAGMEVIYTGLHQTPEQIVETAIQEDADAVGLSVLSGAHMTLFRRVVELLGERDARDIVVFGGGIIPDADIPELQRIGVAKIFTPGATTQSIVEWVRQNVAQPIA from the coding sequence ATGAGCTCTCGTGTTCGGGTCGTCGTCGCCAAGCCGGGCCTGGACGGCCACGACCGTGGCGCAAAGGTCGTCGCGCGTGCCCTGCGGGATGCCGGCATGGAGGTCATCTACACCGGCCTGCACCAGACCCCGGAACAGATCGTGGAGACCGCGATCCAGGAGGACGCCGACGCGGTCGGGCTCTCCGTCCTCTCCGGGGCGCACATGACGCTGTTCCGGCGGGTGGTGGAGCTGCTCGGTGAGCGCGACGCCCGCGACATCGTCGTGTTCGGCGGCGGCATCATTCCCGACGCCGACATTCCGGAGCTTCAGCGGATCGGGGTCGCCAAGATCTTCACGCCGGGCGCGACGACCCAGTCGATCGTCGAGTGGGTCCGGCAGAACGTCGCCCAGCCGATCGCCTGA
- the purH gene encoding bifunctional phosphoribosylaminoimidazolecarboxamide formyltransferase/IMP cyclohydrolase, which yields MSSTQDERRPIRRALVSVYDKTGLVELARALHTAGVEIVSTGSTASAIAGAGVPVTPVETVTGFPEILDGRVKTLHPKVHGGLLADLRKDSHVAQLDEHGIAGIDLLVSNLYPFQATVASGAGVEECVEQIDIGGPAMVRAAAKNHASVAVVTDPAAYPALLAALGEGGFTLAQRRVLAARAFAVIAEYDVAVAEWCAATLAPEEDGWPGFAGLSLRRSAVLRYGENPHQPAALYVDPSSPAGLAQAEQLHGKEMSYNNYVDADAAWRAANDFAGQPAVAIIKHANPCGIAVGADVAEAHRKAHACDPVSAYGGVIAVNRPVSVELARQVSEIFTEVLVAPGFDEGAVEILQGKKNIRLLHAPAADPLPAEWRQVTGGVLVQKADRIDAEGDDPANWRLATGAAADEATLRDLAFAWRAVRAVKSNAILLARDGATVGVGMGQVNRVDSAQLAVARAGADRARGSVCASDAFFPFADGPKILIDAGVRAIVQPGGSIRDEEVIAACKEAGITMYLTATRHFFH from the coding sequence GTGAGTTCCACTCAGGACGAACGCCGCCCGATCAGGCGGGCGCTGGTCAGCGTCTACGACAAGACCGGCCTGGTCGAGCTGGCCCGGGCGCTGCACACGGCCGGGGTGGAGATCGTCTCGACCGGCAGCACGGCCTCGGCCATCGCCGGCGCGGGGGTGCCGGTGACCCCGGTGGAGACGGTGACCGGCTTCCCGGAGATCCTCGACGGGCGGGTCAAGACGCTGCACCCGAAGGTGCACGGCGGGCTCCTCGCCGACCTGCGCAAGGACTCCCACGTCGCCCAGCTCGACGAGCACGGCATCGCGGGGATCGACCTGCTGGTGTCCAATCTCTACCCGTTCCAGGCCACGGTCGCCTCCGGCGCCGGCGTCGAGGAGTGCGTGGAGCAGATCGACATCGGCGGTCCGGCGATGGTCCGGGCGGCTGCCAAGAACCACGCCTCGGTCGCCGTGGTGACCGACCCGGCCGCGTACCCGGCGCTGCTCGCCGCGCTCGGCGAGGGCGGCTTCACGCTGGCCCAGCGGCGTGTGCTGGCCGCCCGCGCCTTCGCCGTCATCGCCGAGTACGACGTGGCGGTGGCCGAGTGGTGCGCCGCCACGCTCGCGCCCGAGGAGGACGGCTGGCCGGGCTTCGCCGGGCTGTCGCTGCGTCGCTCGGCGGTGCTGCGCTACGGCGAGAACCCGCACCAGCCGGCGGCGCTCTACGTCGACCCGTCCAGCCCGGCCGGGCTCGCCCAGGCCGAGCAGCTGCACGGCAAGGAGATGTCCTACAACAACTACGTCGACGCCGACGCGGCGTGGCGGGCGGCCAACGACTTCGCCGGGCAGCCGGCGGTGGCGATCATCAAGCACGCCAACCCGTGCGGCATCGCGGTCGGCGCCGACGTGGCCGAGGCGCACCGCAAGGCGCACGCCTGCGACCCGGTGTCCGCGTACGGCGGGGTGATCGCGGTCAACCGGCCGGTCTCGGTCGAGCTGGCCCGGCAGGTCTCGGAGATCTTCACCGAGGTGCTGGTGGCACCCGGGTTCGACGAGGGCGCGGTGGAGATCCTCCAGGGCAAGAAGAACATCCGGCTGCTGCACGCGCCGGCCGCCGACCCGCTGCCGGCGGAGTGGCGGCAGGTCACCGGCGGCGTACTGGTCCAGAAGGCCGACCGGATCGACGCCGAGGGCGACGACCCGGCCAACTGGCGGCTCGCCACCGGTGCGGCCGCCGACGAGGCGACCCTGCGTGACCTGGCCTTCGCCTGGCGGGCGGTGCGCGCGGTGAAGAGCAACGCGATCCTGCTGGCCAGGGACGGCGCGACCGTCGGCGTCGGGATGGGCCAGGTCAACCGGGTCGACTCGGCACAGCTCGCGGTCGCCCGCGCCGGGGCGGACCGGGCACGTGGTTCGGTCTGCGCCTCGGACGCGTTCTTCCCGTTCGCCGACGGCCCGAAGATCCTCATCGACGCCGGCGTCCGGGCCATCGTGCAGCCGGGCGGCTCGATCCGGGACGAGGAAGTGATCGCGGCCTGCAAGGAGGCCGGCATCACCATGTACCTGACGGCCACCCGCCACTTCTTCCACTGA
- a CDS encoding DUF4190 domain-containing protein, which translates to MQPGYPGQDPYGQQPHQDPTAPHHDPYAPPPAAPYGQQPVSGQPQDPYAAPQDPYGQQNPYGQQDPYGQPPTSGQPYGQPPTSGQPYGQPAPGQPYGQQPYQDPYGQQAYPQPPMYPNAGFAGKGPGQQQNTLGLVSMILGIASIPLVCCYLGIPLGIGALVTGWMGKQKAAQGLADNNGQALAGLICGAIGVVLGLLQVILLGFSFTLPNQP; encoded by the coding sequence ATGCAGCCCGGTTACCCCGGACAGGATCCGTACGGCCAGCAGCCGCACCAGGATCCGACCGCGCCGCACCACGACCCGTACGCCCCGCCGCCGGCGGCGCCGTACGGTCAGCAGCCCGTCTCCGGGCAGCCGCAGGATCCGTACGCCGCGCCGCAGGACCCGTACGGCCAGCAGAACCCGTACGGCCAGCAGGACCCCTACGGCCAGCCGCCGACCTCGGGCCAGCCCTACGGGCAGCCGCCCACCTCCGGCCAGCCCTACGGGCAGCCGGCGCCGGGGCAGCCGTACGGGCAGCAGCCGTACCAGGACCCGTACGGGCAGCAGGCGTACCCGCAGCCGCCCATGTACCCCAACGCGGGGTTCGCCGGGAAGGGGCCGGGGCAGCAGCAGAACACCCTCGGTCTGGTGTCCATGATCCTCGGCATCGCCTCGATCCCGCTGGTCTGCTGCTACCTCGGCATCCCGCTGGGCATCGGTGCGCTGGTGACCGGGTGGATGGGCAAGCAGAAGGCCGCCCAGGGGCTGGCCGACAACAACGGTCAGGCCCTCGCCGGTCTGATCTGCGGCGCCATCGGCGTCGTGCTCGGCCTGCTCCAGGTCATCCTGCTGGGCTTCAGCTTCACGCTGCCCAACCAGCCCTGA
- a CDS encoding ABC transporter ATP-binding protein encodes MTAPASPTKVRGETILAVDNVVKHFPIRRGVLFQKQVGAVKAVDGVSFELRRGETLGVVGESGCGKSTLARLLMRLETPTAGRATLEGRDLFSASGAELRRLRRNMQMVMQDPYTSLNPRMTVGDIIGEPFEIHPDAAPKGSRQTRVRELLDVVGLNPEHINRYPHQFSGGQRQRIGIARALALRPEIIVCDEPVSALDVSIQAQVINLLEKLQDEFGLSYIFIAHDLSVVRHISDRVAVMYLGKIVEIGTEDEIYERATHPYTQALLSAVPVPDPEARDRRTMIRLTGDVPSPADPPSGCHFRTRCWKAQEVCAIEEPHTVLRAADPHPSACHFAELRPTP; translated from the coding sequence ATGACAGCGCCCGCTAGCCCAACGAAGGTGCGCGGCGAGACGATCCTCGCCGTCGACAACGTGGTCAAGCACTTCCCGATCCGCCGGGGCGTGCTCTTCCAGAAGCAGGTCGGCGCCGTCAAGGCCGTCGACGGGGTCAGCTTCGAGCTGCGCCGCGGCGAGACCCTCGGGGTGGTCGGCGAGTCGGGCTGCGGCAAGTCGACGCTGGCCCGGCTGCTGATGCGGCTGGAGACGCCGACCGCGGGCCGGGCCACCCTGGAGGGCAGGGACCTGTTCTCCGCCTCCGGTGCGGAGCTGCGCCGGCTGCGGCGCAACATGCAGATGGTGATGCAGGACCCGTACACCTCGCTGAACCCGCGGATGACGGTGGGCGACATCATCGGCGAGCCGTTCGAGATCCACCCGGACGCCGCGCCGAAGGGCAGCCGGCAGACCCGGGTACGGGAACTGCTCGACGTGGTCGGCCTGAACCCGGAGCACATCAACCGGTACCCGCACCAGTTCTCCGGCGGCCAGCGGCAGCGCATCGGCATCGCCCGCGCGCTCGCCCTGCGGCCCGAGATCATCGTCTGCGACGAGCCGGTCAGCGCCCTGGACGTGTCGATCCAGGCCCAGGTGATCAACCTGCTGGAGAAGCTCCAGGACGAGTTCGGCCTGTCGTACATCTTCATCGCGCACGACCTGTCGGTGGTCCGGCACATCTCCGACCGGGTCGCGGTCATGTACCTCGGCAAGATCGTGGAGATCGGTACCGAGGACGAGATCTACGAGCGCGCCACCCATCCGTACACCCAGGCGCTGCTCTCGGCCGTGCCGGTGCCGGACCCGGAGGCCCGCGACCGGCGCACCATGATCCGGCTCACCGGCGACGTGCCGAGCCCTGCCGACCCGCCGAGCGGCTGCCACTTCCGCACCCGCTGCTGGAAGGCCCAGGAGGTCTGCGCCATCGAGGAACCCCACACGGTCCTCCGCGCGGCGGACCCGCACCCCTCGGCCTGCCACTTCGCCGAACTCCGCCCCACCCCCTGA
- the sucC gene encoding ADP-forming succinate--CoA ligase subunit beta, with amino-acid sequence MDLYEYQGRDLFERHGLPVLAGGVATTPEEARAIAERLGGRVVVKAQVKVGGRGKAGGVKLAEGAEETVARATDILGMDIKGHTVHKVMITVTADVAEEYYFSYLLDRANRTFLCIASVAGGMDIEQVAAETPEKVVKAPIDANTGVDEAKAREIVAAANFPAEVADQVVEAAVGLWKAFVAEDATLVEVNPLAKTGEGKLLLLDAKVTLDENAAFRHPDHEALVDQAAVDPLEQAAKEKDLNYVKLDGEVGIIGNGAGLVMSTLDVVAYAGERHGGVKPANFLDIGGGASAAVMANGLEIVLSDPSVKSVFVNVFGGITACDEVANGIVQALALLEQRGEQVTKPLVVRLDGNNAEAGRAILDGANNPLVQRVDTMDGAAERAAELAAAGV; translated from the coding sequence GTGGACCTGTACGAGTACCAGGGGCGGGACCTGTTCGAGCGGCACGGCTTGCCCGTGCTCGCCGGCGGCGTCGCCACGACCCCGGAGGAGGCCCGCGCGATCGCCGAACGCCTCGGCGGTCGGGTGGTCGTCAAGGCGCAGGTGAAGGTCGGTGGCCGAGGCAAGGCCGGCGGCGTGAAGCTGGCCGAGGGCGCCGAGGAGACGGTGGCCCGCGCCACCGACATCCTCGGCATGGACATCAAGGGCCACACCGTCCACAAAGTCATGATCACGGTGACCGCGGACGTGGCCGAGGAGTACTACTTCTCCTACCTGCTCGACCGGGCGAACCGCACCTTCCTCTGCATCGCCAGCGTCGCCGGCGGCATGGACATCGAGCAGGTCGCCGCCGAGACCCCGGAGAAGGTCGTCAAGGCCCCGATCGACGCCAACACCGGCGTCGACGAGGCGAAGGCGCGCGAGATCGTCGCCGCCGCCAACTTCCCGGCCGAGGTCGCCGACCAGGTCGTCGAGGCCGCCGTGGGGCTGTGGAAGGCCTTCGTCGCCGAGGACGCCACGCTGGTCGAGGTGAACCCGCTGGCCAAGACCGGCGAGGGCAAGCTGCTGCTGCTCGACGCCAAGGTCACCCTCGACGAGAACGCCGCGTTCCGGCACCCGGACCACGAGGCGCTGGTCGACCAGGCCGCGGTGGACCCGCTGGAGCAGGCCGCCAAGGAGAAGGACCTCAACTACGTCAAGCTCGACGGCGAGGTCGGGATCATCGGCAACGGCGCCGGCCTGGTCATGTCGACCCTCGACGTGGTCGCGTACGCCGGGGAGCGGCACGGCGGCGTCAAGCCGGCCAACTTCCTCGACATCGGCGGTGGCGCGAGCGCCGCCGTGATGGCGAACGGACTGGAGATCGTCCTCTCCGACCCGTCGGTGAAGAGCGTCTTCGTCAACGTCTTCGGCGGCATCACCGCCTGCGACGAGGTCGCCAACGGCATCGTGCAGGCGCTGGCCCTGCTCGAGCAGCGCGGCGAGCAGGTCACCAAGCCGCTGGTCGTCCGCCTCGACGGCAACAACGCCGAGGCCGGCCGGGCGATCCTCGACGGCGCGAACAACCCGCTGGTCCAGCGGGTCGACACGATGGATGGCGCGGCCGAGCGGGCCGCCGAGCTGGCGGCTGCGGGGGTCTGA